A stretch of DNA from Candidatus Spechtbacterales bacterium:
GGTGATAAATGAGTTTAGGCCCGATATAATTATTCATCTTGTAGGGATTATGCGTGAGAAGCCTCCGCAAAAGACGTATAAAAAGCTGCATGTTGAGGGGACTCAAAACATAGTAGAAGCTGTAAAAAAAGCGGGTATTCCTGATGAAAAAATTATTTATGTAAGCGCGTTAGGCGCCGATTTAAACGGCTCTACGGAATACTACAGGACAAAAGCGCAGGCTGAGGAGATAATAAAAAACTCAGGCCTTGTCTATGCAATATTTCGTCCCGCTATAATATTTGGATGGAGGGCCCACTTTACCAATAGACTGAGGTTTTACGCGAGAATTTTACCTTTTATTCCTGTTATTTCAAAAAATACATTTAAACTGGAGCCGGTAGCCGCAGATACAGTAGCAGATGTTATAGTGCAGGCCGCAAACGGAGCGGGAAACAATAAGACTTACAATGTTGTAGGTCCCGAGTTTTTAACTGCGCGCGAGTTGACAGAAAGACTTCGGGAAAAAATGGGCTCTGTAAAGCCAATTGTGCGTATTCCTATTTTTATAGCGCGCATAGCCACAATGCTGGGTTCGTTGGGGCTTCCAACACCTGTTACCAAGCCTGAACTTGTAATGTTGCTTAGCGGAGATGAGGGTACTAACGATGAACTAAAAAAAGATTTTGAAGTAAAAGATATATATTTTGACCCGATAAACGAGTACCCCCTGTATTAATAATAGTTAAAAAGATAAATATTTTTAAAATACCCCCAACTCAATTGAGTCGGGGGTATTTGTTTATTGGTGCGCTCCCCGGAGTTCATTTTCCAGGGAGTTGTTTGCTGTTTTGTATAGCGAAAGACGTTCAAAGAAGGGCTTTACATCCGGCCATACAACTTTCATCCACACAAGAATTGCAACGCCTGAAACGTTGATTGCTGTGTGAAGAAGTATGGCTTCCCCAATCCCTCCAATCAGGTAGTGTGCTGCGAACAGCATACCAACCCCGAAGGAGAGCAGTGCATCAATAACACTGAATCCGGACGGAACATGTGCGAGAGCAAACAGCATACTGAAGATCAACACAGAAAGAATAGTATTCTTTCCATTCCTGAAAATCAGCTCTTCAATCGTTGCCAAGAAGGGCAAGCTCATAAAGAGTAATGGAATAAACAGCATGCGTAGATACGGAATATCCAGTGCTGCAAAATTCACATTGACCTCAGGGAATTTTTCTTCGGGCTTGAGTGCCCTGTAAGCTTCCTTCCGGCTGCAGTTAAGCTCCTTTTTCTTTCGCCGTGTATTTATCCACGTCTTTGCACTCCATGCATAAGGTTGCGGACGTCGTTTGTGGAGAAAAGCAACTACTCCAATCGCGGCTATCTGAATTAGCAGTGCTTCAATCAGTAGTGCGCCGGAGTTCGGCAATGCCCTGTAGATGCTTATGGAGTAGTCCCGTATCCAGGGAACACTCATGTTGTATATGAGAATTCCAAAAGCTAGTACGGTGAATATCCACTTTGTAGCGCGCTTCATAGTTATTTCCTTTCTAGTAAGCGACTTGTTTAGAACTTGTAAAATTATAACATAAAATACTAAAAAAGTAAATATATAAAGCATATAATTGTTTTTATGCTACAATAATAATAATGTTGGAACTGGAACCTGTTTATCAGCAGTTAGTGCTTTTGGGCGCTGTTGTTTTTGCCCTTGTTTTTTGGGTTTGGGGCAAGTGGCGCTACGATGTTGTAGCGGTTTTGGCCCTGTTGATTATTTCAATAACCGGTGTCATACCATTTGAAGAGACATTCGTTGGTTTTAGCCACCCTGCGGTTATTATAGTTGTAGCTGTTTTGGTAATAAGCAGAGGTCTTTTAAATTCGGGGGCCGTAGACATTATAACAACTAAACTGCCTCTGGATGGCAAGGGAAAGGTATTTCAAGTATTTTCCCTTACAACTTTAACAGCGCTTTTGTCCGCATTTATTTATAATATCGGCGCTCTCGCGCTACTTATGCCTATAGCCATACGCCTGGCAAGGAAAAGCAACATCTCTCCAGGGCTGTTTTTAATGCCGATGGCTTTTGGTGCCCACCTGGGAGGGTTTCTTACTCTGATAGGAAATGCCCCCAATATTATTGTTTCTACCTTCAGAACAGAGGCGGGTCTTGAACCCTTCGGCATGTTCGATTTTGCCTATGCGGGGTTTTGGATTGTTCTTGGTGGGTTAATATTTATTTCCTTTTTGGGTTGGAGGTTTATTCCCAACACCAAAGAGCCTGCCCTTAAAAAGGAAGAGCCGGCCGAGGTGCAAAATTATACAACAGAATTACTTGTTACACCTAAGTCAAAATTAGTGGATAAACCA
This window harbors:
- a CDS encoding NAD-dependent epimerase/dehydratase family protein, translated to MEENKKKVLILGGTGFLGYHVIRAFSESGFELGVMLHNKTDDLSIPYDGYKTFTGDIAKPASIERVINEFRPDIIIHLVGIMREKPPQKTYKKLHVEGTQNIVEAVKKAGIPDEKIIYVSALGADLNGSTEYYRTKAQAEEIIKNSGLVYAIFRPAIIFGWRAHFTNRLRFYARILPFIPVISKNTFKLEPVAADTVADVIVQAANGAGNNKTYNVVGPEFLTARELTERLREKMGSVKPIVRIPIFIARIATMLGSLGLPTPVTKPELVMLLSGDEGTNDELKKDFEVKDIYFDPINEYPLY
- a CDS encoding CPBP family intramembrane glutamic endopeptidase — encoded protein: MKRATKWIFTVLAFGILIYNMSVPWIRDYSISIYRALPNSGALLIEALLIQIAAIGVVAFLHKRRPQPYAWSAKTWINTRRKKKELNCSRKEAYRALKPEEKFPEVNVNFAALDIPYLRMLFIPLLFMSLPFLATIEELIFRNGKNTILSVLIFSMLFALAHVPSGFSVIDALLSFGVGMLFAAHYLIGGIGEAILLHTAINVSGVAILVWMKVVWPDVKPFFERLSLYKTANNSLENELRGAHQ